In Calothrix sp. PCC 7507, one DNA window encodes the following:
- a CDS encoding AarF/ABC1/UbiB kinase family protein, producing the protein MGQYQPALLRRYNPDAIARYYRYRPWLAWGRLIRIIWSFAGFILNLKFDEWQDQIEQNKKKRATQLRELLTRLGPTFIKVGQSLSTRPDLIHKSFLEELVKLQDQLPAFDNGLAYQIIETELARPVQEMFSELSPTPVAAASLGQVYRGRLISGEEVAVKVQRPNLRPILTRDLYLLRWGASWLAPWLPLNLGHDLTLIVDEFGTKLFEEIDYINEGRNAEQFAHNFRNDPRVKVPSIYWRYTNSRVLTLEWINGFKLTDTQSIRAAGLDPEEIIKVGVTSGLQQLLEHGFFHADPHPGNLFAMPDGRMAYIDFGMMDQLEETTKETLVDALVHVVNKDYSDLAADFVKLGFLTPDINICPIVPALEAVLGNAIGKNVGDFNFKTITDEFSELMYEYPFRVPAKFALIIRSLVTQEGIALSLNPDFKIVEVGYPYIARRLLTGESTELRRRLLNVLFKDGKFQWQRLENLIAIARTDHNFDVLPTAQLGLQFLLSEEGKFLRQQLVLAVTADDRLHTAEVQSLWNLVKDDLQPNRLLNVAIAMLTDLSREGAAAILPKATSFIPFGSNQSQNNKF; encoded by the coding sequence GTGGGTCAGTATCAACCTGCTCTACTCAGGCGCTATAATCCAGACGCGATCGCTCGTTACTATCGTTACCGTCCCTGGCTCGCTTGGGGGCGTTTAATTAGAATTATCTGGTCTTTTGCCGGATTTATTCTGAATCTCAAGTTTGATGAATGGCAAGATCAAATTGAGCAGAACAAGAAGAAACGCGCCACTCAGTTGCGAGAACTGCTCACTCGCCTTGGCCCCACTTTTATCAAGGTTGGTCAATCCCTATCCACTAGACCTGACCTCATCCACAAAAGCTTTTTGGAAGAACTGGTGAAACTGCAAGACCAGTTACCAGCTTTCGACAATGGACTCGCCTACCAAATCATTGAAACTGAACTTGCGCGTCCAGTTCAGGAGATGTTCAGTGAACTGTCACCAACTCCTGTAGCCGCCGCCAGCTTGGGACAAGTCTATCGCGGTCGTTTGATCAGTGGCGAAGAGGTAGCCGTGAAGGTACAACGCCCCAACTTACGCCCAATCCTTACACGCGACCTGTATCTGCTGCGTTGGGGCGCAAGTTGGCTTGCGCCCTGGCTACCCCTCAATCTCGGTCACGACCTCACCTTGATTGTGGATGAGTTTGGGACAAAGTTATTTGAAGAAATTGACTACATCAATGAGGGTCGGAACGCCGAACAATTTGCTCACAACTTCCGCAATGACCCCCGCGTGAAAGTTCCCAGTATTTACTGGCGTTATACCAATAGCCGGGTTTTAACCCTGGAATGGATTAATGGCTTTAAGCTCACAGACACTCAAAGCATCCGTGCTGCAGGTTTAGACCCAGAAGAAATCATCAAAGTTGGTGTCACATCAGGCTTACAGCAGCTATTGGAACACGGTTTCTTCCACGCTGACCCCCATCCAGGTAACTTGTTTGCTATGCCTGATGGACGGATGGCCTACATTGATTTTGGCATGATGGATCAGCTAGAAGAAACCACCAAAGAAACGCTGGTGGATGCGTTGGTGCATGTCGTGAACAAGGACTACAGCGATTTAGCTGCTGATTTTGTCAAATTAGGGTTTCTGACTCCAGACATCAATATTTGCCCAATTGTCCCAGCATTAGAGGCGGTGTTGGGAAACGCCATTGGCAAAAACGTCGGGGATTTTAACTTTAAAACTATTACCGACGAATTTTCGGAACTGATGTATGAATATCCTTTCCGAGTTCCAGCAAAGTTTGCTTTGATTATTCGTTCGCTAGTCACCCAAGAGGGTATTGCTCTGAGCCTCAACCCAGATTTTAAAATTGTTGAGGTGGGTTATCCGTATATAGCACGGCGGTTGCTGACCGGGGAATCTACGGAACTACGGCGACGGTTACTGAATGTGTTGTTTAAGGATGGTAAATTCCAATGGCAACGCTTAGAAAACTTGATTGCGATCGCTCGCACTGATCATAACTTTGATGTCTTACCTACAGCGCAGCTCGGTTTGCAATTCCTGTTATCGGAAGAGGGCAAATTTCTCCGTCAACAGTTGGTACTGGCGGTAACCGCAGATGACCGTCTCCACACAGCAGAAGTCCAAAGCTTGTGGAACCTGGTTAAAGATGACTTACAGCCGAATCGTTTGTTAAATGTAGCGATCGCCATGTTAACAGATTTATCCAGGGAAGGCGCAGCAGCTATCTTACCAAAAGCTACATCCTTTATTCCTTTTGGCAGTAACCAGTCACAAAATAACAAATTTTGA
- a CDS encoding phage tail sheath subtilisin-like domain-containing protein, producing MPITPTYPGVYIEEIPSGVRTITGVATSITAFIGSALRGPDDEPVIINNYGDFERIFGGLWVKSNLGYAVRDFYANGGSQAIIVRLYNPDPGKPEATPAVPAPPAQATLTVGSLNLVAAYKGAWGSNLRARIDYDVNPDDNAAKQFGADLTHNDLFNLTVRDTGAGGITEQFRNLTVKNSSRRVDNVLKNSSQLVRATGTFPGTTIPTASPTPAAGSDPWSDANSSKVTTPASDGINLTYADNFVPVGAEANKKGLYALLKADIFNLLYIPFYKDTGVDTNLIADAAKFCENHRAFLIIDSPPNSSKDSIKTWVNGLPTKSNHVAVFFPTLLVPNPLRSNQVEEFGAGGVVAGIFARTDAQRGIWKAPAGLETTLVGVPQLSVPLTNQENGELNPLGINSLRAFPGVGRVVWGSRTLQGDDRLASEWKYIPVRRLALYIEESLYRGTQWVVFEPNDEPLWSQIRLNIGAFMNNLFRQGAFQGKTPQEAYFVKCSSETTTQNDINLGIVNIVVGFAPLKPAEFVILKIQQIAGSIAT from the coding sequence ATGCCAATTACACCAACTTATCCAGGTGTGTACATTGAAGAAATTCCCAGCGGTGTACGTACCATCACAGGTGTAGCCACATCTATTACAGCGTTTATAGGTAGTGCGCTCCGGGGTCCCGACGATGAACCGGTGATCATCAATAACTACGGGGATTTTGAGCGCATTTTTGGTGGGTTGTGGGTCAAAAGTAATTTGGGTTACGCCGTCCGGGACTTTTATGCCAATGGCGGCAGTCAGGCAATCATTGTCCGGCTCTATAACCCAGACCCCGGAAAGCCCGAAGCCACTCCGGCAGTGCCAGCCCCACCCGCGCAAGCAACATTGACTGTTGGTAGCTTAAATTTAGTAGCTGCCTACAAAGGAGCCTGGGGCAGTAACTTGCGTGCCCGCATTGACTATGACGTTAACCCCGATGACAATGCAGCTAAACAGTTTGGTGCCGACCTGACCCACAACGACCTGTTTAACCTGACCGTGCGAGATACAGGGGCGGGGGGCATTACTGAGCAGTTTCGTAATCTGACTGTGAAAAATAGCTCTCGCCGAGTTGATAATGTTCTGAAAAATAGTTCACAGTTGGTAAGAGCCACAGGAACATTTCCTGGAACTACAATTCCTACTGCCAGCCCTACTCCTGCGGCGGGAAGTGACCCTTGGTCTGATGCTAATTCCTCAAAAGTGACAACGCCAGCCTCAGATGGGATCAATCTAACTTACGCCGATAACTTCGTCCCTGTTGGAGCAGAAGCCAATAAAAAAGGGCTGTACGCTCTACTAAAAGCTGACATCTTCAACTTACTGTATATTCCATTTTATAAAGATACAGGTGTTGACACCAACTTGATTGCTGATGCCGCCAAGTTTTGTGAAAACCATCGCGCCTTTTTGATTATTGATTCGCCCCCCAATAGTAGTAAAGACAGCATCAAAACTTGGGTGAACGGCTTACCAACAAAGAGCAACCACGTAGCAGTATTCTTCCCGACACTATTGGTTCCCAACCCATTACGCAGCAACCAAGTAGAAGAATTTGGTGCTGGTGGTGTAGTTGCCGGGATATTTGCCCGCACAGATGCCCAGCGTGGTATTTGGAAAGCTCCCGCAGGTTTAGAAACAACCCTCGTGGGTGTGCCCCAGCTGAGTGTACCACTGACGAATCAGGAAAATGGGGAACTGAACCCCTTGGGAATTAACAGTTTGCGGGCCTTTCCTGGGGTTGGTCGAGTGGTGTGGGGTTCACGCACCCTACAAGGAGACGATCGCCTAGCCTCAGAATGGAAATATATCCCTGTAAGGCGACTGGCTCTTTATATTGAAGAAAGCCTGTATCGGGGTACGCAATGGGTAGTATTTGAGCCGAATGATGAGCCACTCTGGTCACAAATTCGGTTGAATATTGGTGCTTTCATGAACAATCTTTTCCGCCAAGGGGCTTTTCAAGGTAAGACTCCACAAGAAGCCTACTTTGTCAAGTGCAGCAGTGAAACCACGACCCAGAACGACATCAACCTGGGGATTGTCAACATTGTCGTCGGCTTTGCACCACTGAAGCCCGCTGAATTTGTGATTCTCAAGATTCAGCAGATTGCTGGTTCAATCGCAACCTAA
- a CDS encoding phage tail protein yields the protein MEFTVNPLRFDPYKNFKFRVKWDGKYVAGVSKVGSLKRTTEVVKHREGGDPSSSRKSPGRTEYEAIMLERGVTHDLEFEQWASRVWNFKNAQAGADQRTQEVSLANFRKDIIIDVFNEAGQKAISYKIYRCWVSEYQALPDLDANANAIAIQHIKLENEGWERDEEVKEPKEESF from the coding sequence ATGGAGTTTACGGTTAATCCCTTGCGATTTGACCCTTATAAAAACTTCAAATTTCGGGTCAAGTGGGATGGCAAATATGTTGCAGGGGTGAGCAAAGTTGGCTCTCTCAAGCGGACAACCGAAGTGGTGAAACACCGTGAAGGTGGAGATCCCAGCAGTTCCCGCAAATCTCCAGGACGCACCGAGTATGAGGCGATCATGCTAGAACGAGGCGTCACCCATGACCTAGAGTTTGAGCAGTGGGCTAGTAGAGTGTGGAACTTTAAAAATGCCCAAGCCGGAGCCGATCAGCGGACTCAGGAAGTATCCCTGGCAAATTTTCGTAAAGACATCATTATCGATGTGTTTAACGAAGCCGGGCAAAAAGCGATATCTTACAAAATTTATCGCTGCTGGGTTTCAGAATATCAGGCTTTGCCCGACTTAGACGCCAATGCCAATGCGATCGCCATTCAACATATCAAGCTAGAAAATGAAGGCTGGGAACGAGACGAAGAAGTAAAAGAACCAAAAGAAGAGAGTTTTTAA
- a CDS encoding DUF4255 domain-containing protein → MSNSLAIAAVTSTLRSLLQQRFDTNGFGSVTVTTKPLDRARSNTNGDGNQVNLFLYQTKENAAWRNQDLPSQVKPGETAQPPLALNLYYLLTAYAQNDDFPEPISHRLLGEAMSVLHDYPILKSGDIKAALPAADVDKYDLYDQIEKVRITPQSLSLDELSKLWTTFQTQYRISTAYEVAVVLIESTRPTKAPLPVLARGADDQGVTTQANTIPPFPTLTAINFTAIEAARLNLPGYQKYLLQKPVANLGDGLTLIGYNLDGVSVQVIFSHPQLLTPNQINIPVANRTPSEINLTIPTGQPDKWPPGFYTVAVVTDSTSNGLPLALAAKIEAIAAVRDNSDPNKPNNVILTVTSNSQILPSQKAFLVLNGQDAAFTVSDRELTAKSHPTPTNTLQFELGDIAAGIYQVRPRLRVDGVDSLVIDYSVTPLVLPLTFIAEQGLSIP, encoded by the coding sequence ATGAGTAACTCACTAGCGATCGCCGCTGTCACCAGTACCTTGCGTTCTCTGCTGCAACAGCGCTTTGACACCAATGGTTTTGGGAGTGTGACTGTCACCACTAAACCCCTAGATAGAGCACGTAGTAATACCAATGGCGATGGTAATCAGGTAAATCTGTTTCTCTATCAAACCAAAGAAAATGCTGCTTGGAGAAATCAGGATCTGCCCTCCCAGGTAAAGCCGGGAGAAACAGCACAGCCACCCTTAGCCCTGAACCTCTATTACTTATTAACAGCCTACGCCCAGAATGATGACTTTCCCGAACCCATTAGTCATCGCTTACTGGGGGAGGCGATGAGTGTGCTGCATGACTATCCCATTCTCAAATCTGGGGATATTAAAGCAGCTTTACCCGCAGCCGATGTCGATAAATATGACTTATACGACCAAATCGAAAAAGTGCGGATTACGCCCCAATCCCTCAGTTTAGATGAACTGTCAAAATTGTGGACGACTTTTCAAACCCAATATCGCATTTCCACCGCCTACGAAGTTGCTGTGGTGTTAATTGAAAGCACCCGTCCCACAAAAGCCCCATTACCGGTACTGGCGCGGGGTGCTGATGACCAAGGTGTGACTACCCAGGCGAATACAATTCCCCCATTCCCCACACTCACAGCCATCAACTTCACCGCCATCGAAGCAGCGAGGTTGAATCTGCCAGGTTATCAAAAATATTTACTCCAAAAACCTGTAGCTAATTTGGGAGATGGCCTCACCTTAATTGGCTACAACCTGGATGGTGTGAGTGTCCAGGTCATCTTTAGCCATCCCCAACTACTAACGCCCAACCAGATTAACATCCCAGTTGCCAATCGCACACCCAGCGAAATCAATTTAACAATTCCCACAGGACAGCCAGACAAGTGGCCACCGGGATTTTACACAGTTGCTGTAGTAACAGACAGCACCAGCAATGGATTGCCCTTAGCATTAGCAGCCAAAATAGAAGCGATCGCCGCCGTCAGAGACAACAGCGACCCCAACAAACCCAATAATGTCATTTTGACAGTTACTAGTAATTCCCAGATATTGCCCAGTCAAAAGGCGTTCTTAGTGTTGAATGGACAGGATGCAGCATTCACAGTTAGCGATCGCGAATTAACTGCCAAATCCCACCCCACACCAACCAACACCTTGCAATTTGAACTGGGTGACATAGCGGCGGGTATCTATCAGGTGCGACCTCGTTTGCGGGTAGATGGGGTAGATAGTCTAGTTATTGACTATTCAGTCACACCCCTCGTCTTGCCACTGACCTTTATCGCCGAACAGGGATTGAGCATACCATGA
- a CDS encoding ATP-binding protein — translation MNNLESWQKNNEEYLTKALAWLRLCLQRQVQRLEAGKTSPHPTPLASKRPFLGRSHLPALPPGSPDVITEEQISKATAEVADAEALQPPPAMVILRQRLGLSPFEQKVLLLCAAIELDTRIAGLCALAQDNPNQSYPTFALALTIFDQPAWDILSPERPLRYWRLIEINQPSTQPLTTSPLRADERIVNYLKGLNYLDDRLTPLLVSLDAGGLEYKLPQSQQTKVEEITQYLRQDQQRSPIIQLLGTDSPSKELVAQQAAINLSLFLYSLSVELLPSQATELETFARLWERESLLLPIALYVDAQEIAETQVPPLHRFLSRSHGLLFLSSRENRSNFSRPTILVDVDKPTPTEQQQLWETMLGDRAAESPAQLASQFNLNPLSIQQIAQTVLTKPFSHQADFHEQLWSTCLATNRPQLDILAQRLDPKATWDNIVLPEEETSLLHQIADQVRQRHKVYQDWGFQNRMNRGLGISALFAGESGTGKTMAAEVIANDLRLNLYKIDLSAVVSKYIGETEKNLRRLFDAAEDGGAILFFDEADALFGKRSEVKDSHDRYANIEINYLLQRIEAFRGLAILATNMRNALDHAFVRRLRFIVTFTFPTPADRQKMWQRAFPPEMPTEILDFSRLARLNLTGGSIHNIALNAAFLAAQQETPVTMSLVLQAARTEFRKLDRPINEIDFRFCEPTGVTA, via the coding sequence ATGAACAACCTAGAGTCTTGGCAGAAAAATAACGAAGAATACCTGACTAAGGCCTTAGCATGGCTGCGTCTGTGCCTCCAGCGACAAGTACAGCGATTAGAAGCGGGGAAAACCTCCCCCCATCCCACACCGCTAGCATCCAAGCGACCCTTTCTTGGGCGTTCTCACTTGCCTGCTCTCCCGCCCGGCTCACCTGATGTAATTACTGAAGAACAAATATCGAAAGCTACAGCAGAAGTCGCCGATGCTGAAGCCTTACAACCACCGCCCGCGATGGTGATTTTGCGGCAACGGCTGGGGCTTTCGCCCTTTGAGCAGAAAGTATTGCTGTTATGCGCGGCTATAGAATTAGATACACGCATAGCTGGACTCTGTGCCCTAGCTCAGGACAATCCCAATCAGTCTTACCCTACCTTTGCCCTAGCCCTAACCATCTTCGATCAACCAGCTTGGGACATACTTTCACCAGAACGCCCCTTGCGGTATTGGCGGCTCATTGAAATCAATCAACCAAGTACCCAACCCCTCACCACCAGTCCCTTGCGGGCAGATGAGCGGATAGTCAACTACCTCAAAGGGCTAAATTATTTAGATGACCGCTTGACACCCTTGCTTGTGTCCTTGGATGCAGGGGGTTTAGAGTATAAATTACCACAATCGCAACAGACAAAAGTTGAAGAAATTACCCAATATCTGAGACAAGATCAACAGCGATCGCCCATAATTCAACTGTTGGGTACAGACTCCCCTAGCAAAGAACTAGTAGCACAGCAAGCGGCTATCAATCTGAGTTTATTTCTCTACAGCCTATCAGTAGAACTATTGCCATCTCAGGCGACGGAATTAGAAACCTTTGCTCGTCTGTGGGAGCGAGAAAGCCTGTTGCTACCCATTGCTCTTTACGTGGATGCCCAGGAAATTGCCGAAACACAGGTTCCACCCTTGCACAGGTTCCTTTCCCGGAGTCATGGCTTGCTATTTCTCAGTAGCCGCGAAAATCGGTCTAATTTTAGTCGCCCCACAATTTTAGTAGATGTTGATAAACCCACCCCAACAGAACAACAGCAACTCTGGGAAACAATGCTGGGCGATCGCGCTGCAGAAAGTCCTGCTCAACTAGCCAGCCAGTTTAACCTCAATCCTTTGAGCATTCAACAGATTGCTCAGACAGTGTTGACCAAACCCTTCAGCCACCAAGCAGATTTCCATGAACAACTTTGGTCAACTTGTTTAGCAACTAACCGTCCTCAATTAGATATTTTGGCTCAACGCCTAGATCCCAAAGCCACCTGGGACAACATCGTGCTACCAGAAGAGGAGACTAGTCTGCTGCACCAAATTGCCGACCAAGTGCGGCAGCGTCACAAAGTTTACCAAGATTGGGGCTTCCAAAATCGCATGAACCGGGGATTGGGAATCAGCGCCCTATTTGCCGGGGAAAGTGGCACAGGGAAGACAATGGCGGCTGAGGTAATTGCTAATGACTTACGTCTAAATCTATACAAAATTGATCTATCTGCAGTCGTGAGTAAATACATTGGGGAAACAGAGAAGAATCTGCGACGGCTATTTGATGCGGCCGAAGATGGCGGCGCGATATTATTTTTTGATGAAGCTGATGCCTTATTTGGCAAGCGGAGTGAAGTAAAAGATTCCCATGACCGCTACGCCAACATAGAAATTAACTATCTACTGCAGCGGATCGAAGCCTTTCGGGGGCTAGCGATTTTGGCAACCAATATGAGAAATGCCCTAGATCATGCCTTTGTCCGCCGCCTGCGCTTCATCGTCACCTTTACCTTCCCCACACCCGCTGACCGTCAGAAGATGTGGCAAAGAGCATTTCCGCCAGAAATGCCCACAGAGATCCTGGACTTTAGCCGTTTAGCTAGACTCAATCTGACCGGGGGTAGTATTCATAACATCGCCTTAAATGCAGCATTTCTCGCAGCCCAACAAGAGACACCCGTCACCATGTCCTTAGTGCTGCAAGCGGCGCGGACAGAGTTTCGGAAATTGGATCGACCAATCAACGAGATAGACTTTCGCTTTTGTGAACCGACGGGGGTGACAGCATGA
- a CDS encoding DUF4157 domain-containing protein, producing MSRQVGIQTQQTPTTSPLSQSGILQRQCQSCGQHTIAGGECEKCKKQGLTLQRLAASYTKSAEVERSQTFSNSSKLSGQDFSRIPVLTSKSHIIQPQLTISSPEDRYEREANLVAEAVTRTPKSSLRRETETDLPRKILPIQRLGSAVPQTLHRLSISALNDEDQENLVQRQENSAHLPKSESGLTDYLHALDGSGQPLPTSVRNFFEPRFGYNFNQVQIHTDAHANKIAHQLNAQAFTTRQHIVFGTGQYAPETTAGQKLLAHELTHIVQQENALPITATTESNNQDTSQSATPTERVRGSVAPSSLIQRAFFQIPGIVDISPPIQAVVKITSALAASCSPSRKLTWADFTAQPPQSTFSAETHFHHDLVNVQAQQVTQAIFEPSNSWVKPQFSDPTNRAVSTCGTKISRCEQFFDQEAASGRTGGFWRLSSSPSAACPASITSNPSVQATSRAECTSLIGTECDRIAKLESVRLLQHEQTHFDIACVLARKGTNAILGGAKAQTILTAVRTKSAQQTTQYDHQTNHGCNAAAQARWETAVQNELPAVTIP from the coding sequence ATGAGTAGGCAGGTGGGGATACAGACACAGCAAACACCGACGACATCGCCGCTTTCACAGAGTGGGATTTTACAGCGTCAGTGTCAGTCCTGCGGGCAGCATACTATTGCAGGTGGAGAGTGTGAGAAATGCAAGAAACAGGGGCTAACTCTACAACGCCTGGCTGCTAGTTATACCAAATCGGCTGAGGTGGAGCGATCGCAAACCTTTTCTAATTCCTCGAAATTATCAGGGCAAGATTTCAGCCGCATCCCAGTTTTAACGAGCAAGTCACACATCATTCAACCCCAGTTGACTATCAGCTCCCCAGAGGACAGATATGAACGGGAAGCCAATCTAGTGGCAGAAGCAGTGACAAGGACGCCCAAAAGTTCCCTCAGACGAGAAACAGAAACAGATTTACCCAGAAAAATATTGCCCATTCAGAGATTAGGGTCAGCTGTTCCACAAACCCTGCACAGACTTTCCATTTCTGCTCTGAATGACGAAGATCAGGAAAACTTAGTACAACGGCAAGAAAATTCCGCACATCTTCCCAAATCAGAGTCTGGATTAACAGATTATCTCCATGCGCTCGATGGATCAGGTCAGCCATTACCAACTTCTGTACGTAACTTTTTTGAACCGCGTTTTGGTTACAATTTCAACCAAGTACAAATTCATACTGATGCTCATGCCAATAAAATTGCCCATCAACTGAATGCTCAAGCATTTACAACCAGACAACATATTGTATTTGGCACAGGGCAGTATGCACCAGAAACCACAGCCGGGCAAAAGCTCTTAGCGCATGAGTTGACACACATTGTGCAACAGGAAAATGCCTTGCCCATAACAGCAACTACAGAGTCAAATAATCAAGATACTTCCCAGTCTGCGACACCCACGGAACGCGTAAGAGGTAGTGTAGCGCCATCAAGCTTAATACAGCGAGCTTTTTTCCAGATCCCTGGCATAGTAGACATCAGTCCGCCAATCCAGGCTGTAGTAAAAATTACCTCAGCACTTGCTGCAAGTTGTAGCCCCTCCAGAAAGTTAACTTGGGCAGACTTCACAGCCCAGCCTCCCCAGTCTACCTTTAGTGCGGAAACTCACTTTCATCACGATTTGGTGAATGTGCAAGCACAGCAAGTTACACAGGCAATATTTGAACCATCTAATTCATGGGTAAAACCGCAGTTTTCTGATCCAACAAATCGGGCTGTATCAACGTGTGGTACAAAAATTAGCCGATGTGAACAGTTCTTTGATCAAGAAGCAGCATCTGGGCGCACCGGAGGTTTTTGGCGACTTAGTTCCAGTCCCTCAGCTGCTTGTCCAGCTTCCATAACGAGCAACCCATCAGTACAAGCGACTTCACGGGCAGAATGTACTAGTTTAATTGGGACAGAGTGCGATCGCATTGCCAAACTGGAATCAGTGCGCCTACTCCAGCATGAACAAACCCATTTTGATATTGCCTGTGTTTTAGCCCGTAAAGGTACAAATGCCATACTGGGTGGAGCTAAAGCGCAGACAATACTAACAGCCGTGAGAACCAAATCTGCCCAACAAACTACACAGTATGATCATCAAACTAATCATGGGTGTAATGCGGCTGCACAGGCACGGTGGGAAACGGCTGTGCAAAATGAATTACCCGCCGTCACAATTCCATAG
- a CDS encoding DUF4157 domain-containing protein — protein MSEQIMSTRSPSQNKITPSFTPINTRLLQRQCAACGQQKTGGCNECDKKRLLQRRLADQSAPSEAPPIVHEVLRSPGQPLDRETRSFMESRFQHDFSQVRVHTNTKAAESTQAVNALAYTQGKNIVFAPHQYAPQTLSGRELLAHELTHVIQQQSQVNQLSPKLRVGKPDDSSEREADNFAKWVVGGELTQPPTSRTTTATNWLQRACLSAAACAAPIGGSAEQFGQREENIEARSRARRGRMAPARARASGHGGHARQLEIFLNGQSPGLLSNIHGIFIDQDLSPGTGALTMPCDELVPPITGATKPCTFVHGSLNQQALAFNTTTDPTIGGISREDWRVQTLQILTHEVQHVIFDSTARATPPGVTCSRATVEFELSELNAMMSEFPIAFRAIPAGASATDPARVRLNNWFQTVITNPSESISGALKALRCKCNCADVDAFVIDTFNFVAASWTPAEKTAFNTELQNPRWAAFDLRWPL, from the coding sequence GTGTCAGAGCAGATTATGAGTACGCGATCGCCTTCCCAAAACAAAATTACCCCATCCTTTACCCCCATCAATACAAGACTGCTACAACGTCAATGTGCTGCTTGCGGACAACAGAAAACAGGCGGGTGTAATGAGTGTGACAAAAAACGGTTACTCCAGCGACGTTTAGCAGACCAATCAGCCCCATCTGAAGCACCACCGATTGTACATGAAGTATTGCGATCGCCTGGTCAACCCCTCGACCGAGAAACTCGCAGCTTCATGGAATCTCGGTTTCAGCATGACTTTAGTCAAGTGCGGGTGCATACGAATACCAAAGCAGCAGAATCAACCCAGGCAGTGAATGCTTTGGCATATACCCAAGGGAAAAATATCGTATTTGCCCCTCACCAGTATGCACCTCAAACCCTGTCAGGGCGTGAGTTGTTGGCTCATGAATTAACACATGTCATCCAGCAGCAATCCCAAGTCAACCAACTAAGTCCCAAATTAAGAGTTGGCAAACCAGACGACAGCAGCGAGCGAGAGGCAGACAACTTCGCTAAGTGGGTGGTAGGCGGTGAATTGACACAACCACCTACAAGTAGAACGACAACAGCAACTAATTGGTTGCAAAGAGCTTGTTTATCTGCTGCTGCTTGTGCTGCTCCCATAGGAGGTTCAGCCGAGCAGTTTGGGCAAAGAGAGGAAAACATCGAAGCCCGTAGCCGTGCTAGACGTGGCAGGATGGCACCCGCTCGTGCCCGTGCCTCTGGTCATGGTGGTCATGCTCGTCAGCTAGAGATTTTTTTGAACGGACAATCGCCAGGACTCCTCAGCAATATTCATGGTATTTTTATCGATCAGGACTTGTCTCCAGGAACAGGAGCTTTGACCATGCCCTGTGACGAGTTAGTACCACCAATTACAGGAGCAACCAAACCCTGCACCTTCGTACATGGCAGCTTAAATCAGCAGGCATTGGCTTTTAATACCACTACAGACCCCACAATTGGTGGTATTTCACGAGAAGACTGGCGGGTTCAGACATTACAAATTCTTACACACGAGGTTCAACATGTAATTTTCGACTCAACTGCACGAGCAACTCCCCCTGGCGTGACTTGCAGTCGGGCAACTGTTGAGTTTGAATTAAGTGAACTAAATGCAATGATGAGTGAGTTTCCTATCGCCTTCAGAGCTATACCCGCTGGAGCAAGTGCAACAGATCCAGCACGGGTACGTCTCAATAACTGGTTTCAAACAGTCATTACCAACCCCAGCGAAAGCATTAGCGGCGCCCTCAAGGCTCTGCGCTGCAAGTGCAATTGTGCTGATGTTGATGCGTTTGTCATCGATACCTTCAACTTTGTTGCGGCTTCTTGGACTCCAGCAGAGAAAACAGCTTTTAACACAGAATTACAAAATCCCCGATGGGCAGCATTTGACTTGAGGTGGCCTCTTTGA
- a CDS encoding LysM peptidoglycan-binding domain-containing protein — MIDPMSGIPQPGSLKAALFPITSRYYGLDTAEFSTATGKKIVYLRRRFVPSPERFALLQEHTVTEGDRLDNITAQYLGDPEQFWRVADANGAMHPDELTQTIGRRLRITLPEGIPGMPNA, encoded by the coding sequence ATGATTGATCCGATGTCGGGAATTCCCCAACCTGGTTCTCTCAAAGCAGCACTTTTCCCCATTACTAGTCGGTACTACGGTTTAGACACAGCCGAATTCTCGACCGCGACAGGGAAAAAAATTGTCTATCTCCGCCGTCGCTTCGTACCTTCCCCAGAACGGTTTGCATTATTACAAGAACATACGGTGACAGAGGGCGATCGCCTAGATAACATTACTGCCCAATATCTTGGTGATCCTGAGCAATTTTGGCGGGTTGCAGATGCCAATGGCGCAATGCATCCAGATGAATTAACTCAGACAATTGGTCGCCGACTAAGAATCACGCTTCCAGAAGGTATACCAGGAATGCCAAATGCTTAA